TTTGTAGTCACCGGTTATTAGAGCCACATCAACCCTGCTCGACCATTTGGCAAAGCTCTACATAGAGTAGACCTCCTCACATCGGTGATACATCCAAGCCCTTTTCAAATTTTCGTTTTATGTGTtgtaaaaatattctaaaatctgATAGAATCACGTTCATtaacttttcagaaaatataaaaactctcaaaaataatcaaatctcctgAAATTTCAAAGCCGAAAAGgatcaaaattattttggagGCAGAGCCGGCGGATACAGAGAAACCCCCCGAAACTTAAACAACCAAAGAATCTTACAAACTAAATattaaaccaaacccaacaaaCACTGCTAAGCTAATAAAAATTCATCTCTAAAAACCAAATCAGTCGGGAGAGAATCTTGACAAGGACTCCAAGACAGGAAGACAACGACGCATGAAATCTTCTTCCGCAGATGAAGAAGAGTCAGAGAACAGACAACAAACAAATGCACTTGAGGTGAATGGGTAAATTGCAGCCAAACAGATTAGCAAGGAAATTGTAGAACCGAGATGAAGAAGAGCACCagccaaaggaagaagaaaccaacccCTTCTATACCGCTAAATGTTCAATTGAAACTCAACCCAATACCTCTTGAGAAGTGCTTCAGCCAATCCAGGGGAAGACACAAGGTTATAGCTGCTGATATGCTCCAGTTGAAGAACTTATTTAAAGGTGCGGGGAGGAAGAACTCTTCATCTGCTGGGCGAGGTAACATGGCCCCGATAACATCTTCTTCAGATAGTGGATGATAGTCTTTTCTGTTCTCCCGTCGAGATGACTTCACACCGAAGCTGAACCAAAGGCTAGAGAGAATCAAATTCACTTAAACAGAAAGATAGCTGGGATTTGGACCCATCCTAATTCCGTTGAACCACCTCCAAAGATTGGATTCGACTGCCAAAGAAACAGACCAGTCGAATCAACTTCATCTGAAgcaaataaatgaaattaaaagacaaaTCCATTTCTGGATCTGAGTTCAAAATCAGAGCTTTGTTgtggaagaaaagaaagaatataaactaTGTAGTGtagttgaaataaaataaaaaagatgaaatggaagaaaagaaagaacttttgtaaataaactaggtattattaaatttcatcCAACGGAAAAATATGTTATATCTCATTTTGTTGCTCTCTTTTCGTTACATGTaagtttaaaaacaatataaggAGAATAAATAGCTTATTTTGTTAGTCATTAGGGTGTAATCTTAGAAATAATTAAACAGTGTAGTGTTGTTGAATGGTATCAATGTCAAGCCCCTTGAGCTTCACTACAGATTCAACATGACCCTTTAGAGTGTGAAGCTCTCTCAGCCTACAAACAAGAAACGATACCTTGTTAGATTGGTTGGTCTGTCcaattatattttgtaagaaatttgACAATGATAATTAAGTTTATTACCTAGCAACTTCGGCACGCCTCTTAGCCTGCTCTGCTATTTCAGAGAGCTCGTGGTTGTTGTCATGGAACATTGCTTCAGGGGGTGGTAGGCCATGGAGTGTACGTTGAGCTAGTGCCCATTGAGCCTCCCTCTCTCCTTTTCCATAATCTTTCTTTGTTGTGAAAGCAGTCTGCAAAAGATTAAACAGCTATGACGCTCACAACTAATATTGCATTTAGAGGTAAATTTTCCGAAAAATAATTTGCTCACTTTCTGTTGGATCATGTTATCCCAAGCCTTGCCAGTGAGGGCGTAACGGATGATGAACTTGAGGATGTCAAGAGGAATGTAAGTAATGATACTGTATACCCATATGACTCCAGCCCATCCCCACCCACAACCTATAATTCTTGCAAATCCCCAGTTTGCGTACACAGCGATCAATGTAGCCACCTTGTTTGTTGCATAAAACCGACACATGTCTCAGACGCTAATGATTAAAATGGATAACAATATGGAACCAAGAGAAGCTACTTACCAATTGTGCTATAATAAAGGCTATTATGAGCAAAAACCCAGGTCGCTCAACGAATGACCAACTCCTTGATCTGGTGACAAAGATAAGTGCTTGACTAATAATGCTCACTTGAAGGTATAAAGCTGCCATAAGCTCTTCCTCATTGCCTTGAATGGACCTCACCCCAAATGTTCTCTGAAATTTAATATTGAAAAAACTAAGTCTAATAATACCAAACATAATGTTGTTGATTGTGATATTGTAATACTACTTACGCTGAAGAAGTCAGTATCATGAGCTAGCCAGAAAAAGAGCACAGTGGTAAGAGCCATGTAGGTTCCTAGAACAACGCCAGTGGCAAAAATCTCGTTGAGCTTCCAAGAATCTGGCACCGGGGAAGGTTTAACCCTGTCCTTAGAGATGGTCATGATGGTTCCATCATTTAGGATTGCGATAATCAAGACCATGAAAGGTGCAAAATCAAATCTCCAGATCAAAGCAACAAGCATGAATCCCAAAACAATACGGATAGTGATAGAAACAGCGTAGATTGTGTAGTTCTTCATCCTCTGGAAGATAGCGCGACTTGTCAGTACGGCACTCACTATCACGCTTAGTCCTGGTTCCGTTAGAACAATGTCTGAGGCACTTCTCGCCGCATCAGTAGCATCTGCCACTGCGATTCCGATATCCGCTTTCTTCAAAGCCGGAGCATCGTTTACACCATCTCCAGTCATCCCACAAATGTGCTTCCTCTCTTGTAGCTTCTTTACGATTTCATACTTGTGCTCTGTGTAAACCAAATTAGAACAATGTAACtgaagaattattattattattattggtcaACAACTAGTTATAACATTGACTATTTCAATATATTACCTGGGAAAACTCCAGCGAATCCATCAGCTTTCTCAATGAGCTCATCGACAGGGATGCCAACTAATGATTCATCCTTTGAATTGTTAAGGAGTGAAGTGGATGGGTACATGTTGGTTCCCATGCCAAGCCTACGGCCAGTCTCAATACCAATGGCAAGTTGGTCACCAGTAATCATCTTTACATTGACACCAAGCTCAAGGGCTCGTCTAATAGTTTCCGCACTGTCATGTCTTGGCGGGTCAAAGAGTGGCAACAAACCAACGAACTCCCAAGGACTACCATCACTTTCTTTAGTCTTTTCAGGCACAGTCTGCatttgtatcaaaaaaaaaacaaaaagaattttcGTCAACTCTTTTAGATAGAACCAAAGATATTTCTGTCCATTACGTGATGAGTCTAACTATGATATACCTGTTGAGCAACACCAAGAGAACGAAGCCCACGTTCTGCAAAACCATCTATAACTTCATGTGCTTTTCTTTTAGTCTCTCCTTGGAGATTGCAGAGTTCAATGATCTAGTAATAAATAACGTTACAGAAACAAGCTAATGGTATCAGATAAAAGATATACTTATaagttacattaaaaataaaaatcaagcaTCATAGTTTCATTACCTGCTCAGGAGCTCCTTTGCTGCTCCGATGCCAGTCTCCGCTTTCATCGATGTATGTGATGGCTGTACGTTTATCTACAGGGTTAAAGGGCAAGAAATGCACCTCTGTGATTCCTGCTCTCGCCTATTTATatcatcaaaaaataataataatgaggaTATATAAAAGagtaattaacttataaatgaatccaaatttcacaaaaaaaagtatgtacCTCTTTTGGATCACCCAACATTCCGACGATGGAAGCGTCAATGGCATCTTGGTTTTCAATCCTGGAGGCTCTTGCAGCCATCAATACAACTGAATCAGTATCCATGTTCGTTGGGAACACTTCAATCAAGGACTTGTCGACGGAGAGCTTGTTAAGGGTTAGAGTTCCAGTTTTATCACTGCAGAGAACATCCATTCCAGCCATTTCTTCAATTGCAGTCATCCTCTTGGTGATGGCACCTTGTTGAGAGAGTCTATGTGACCCAATAGCCATTGTTACAGACAAAACTGTTGGCATGGCAATCGGGATTCCTCCGATCAAAAGTACCAATAGATTATCAATGCCGTCTCTGTATGTGCGGTGTTGGATAGGGTACATAATCAATATCTCAATCAACATCCCCAA
The Camelina sativa cultivar DH55 chromosome 6, Cs, whole genome shotgun sequence genome window above contains:
- the LOC104790616 gene encoding ATPase 8, plasma membrane-type produces the protein MASEISWDEIKKENVDLERIPVEEVFEQLKCSKEGLSSDEGKKRLEIFGANKLEEKSENKFLKFLGFMWNPLSWVMESAAIMAIVLANGGGKPPDWQDFIGIMVLLIINSTISFIEENNAGNAAAALMANLAPKTKVLRDGKWGEQEAAILVPGDLISIKLGDIVPADARLLQGDPLKIDQSALTGESLPVTKHPGDEVFSGSTCKQGEIEAVVIATGVHTFFGKAAHLVDSTNNVGHFQQVLTSIGNFCICSIGLGMLIEILIMYPIQHRTYRDGIDNLLVLLIGGIPIAMPTVLSVTMAIGSHRLSQQGAITKRMTAIEEMAGMDVLCSDKTGTLTLNKLSVDKSLIEVFPTNMDTDSVVLMAARASRIENQDAIDASIVGMLGDPKEARAGITEVHFLPFNPVDKRTAITYIDESGDWHRSSKGAPEQIIELCNLQGETKRKAHEVIDGFAERGLRSLGVAQQTVPEKTKESDGSPWEFVGLLPLFDPPRHDSAETIRRALELGVNVKMITGDQLAIGIETGRRLGMGTNMYPSTSLLNNSKDESLVGIPVDELIEKADGFAGVFPEHKYEIVKKLQERKHICGMTGDGVNDAPALKKADIGIAVADATDAARSASDIVLTEPGLSVIVSAVLTSRAIFQRMKNYTIYAVSITIRIVLGFMLVALIWRFDFAPFMVLIIAILNDGTIMTISKDRVKPSPVPDSWKLNEIFATGVVLGTYMALTTVLFFWLAHDTDFFSRTFGVRSIQGNEEELMAALYLQVSIISQALIFVTRSRSWSFVERPGFLLIIAFIIAQLVATLIAVYANWGFARIIGCGWGWAGVIWVYSIITYIPLDILKFIIRYALTGKAWDNMIQQKTAFTTKKDYGKGEREAQWALAQRTLHGLPPPEAMFHDNNHELSEIAEQAKRRAEVARLRELHTLKGHVESVVKLKGLDIDTIQQHYTV